TCGTGTTCAGAGACTGTTGTAGCAGTTGGATAATAGCTTCACATCTGAACAAATAGTGAAACTCATCTCCAACAGTCTTTGATACACAAAGCGGACATTGTCGGTCCTCACATGGAATACCCAACCATCGGCCACTCTCAATTGGTAATTTATGGTTAGGTGTTCTAAATTTCAAAATAGGGTAGCATATAGTTTTGGGAAAAAGATGATATTTTTCTAAGAAATTTCTAAGAAaattcttttgaaatatttatagtaATTTCTCTCAGAACTTGAATCAACTTGAGACTTCCAATCTTGGAAGCTATGTAGGTGTTTTCGACCACCGAGACAAGCCAGGGCGATGAGCATACAGACGGACAACGATGCAACAAGGGGGCGGGTGTGGGGTGGGGGATTAATTATGATTAAATAAGGATAAGCACTACATTAAAACAGTTCGCTGATAGACAgttcatttcaacattttcccaTTCCCCATTCACATTCTACATTTTAATAATGTATAATGTACAAGCACTATAAAATAACACATTTATAGCGCAAAATCACTAATGAGATTCTGCCTCTCCTGTTGTAAACCCAGGGTCAACTCGTTGGCAAAGTGGGAAGACACCAAAGATTGTTTGATTGAACATGAAAATTCATTGTagcaaaaacaaacagatgtaACAACTACATTCTAACATTAAGAAAGCTTACAAACGAACACAATCACTACAAAGGTATCACACTGCCAGAACATTCACAAGGCAGTGTAACACAAGAGCAGTAATTAATCCGGTGAAACCAATTATAATAATATTTATCTCACTGCAGCAATGAAGTGACTGAATATCCAGGGTAAGATATGACAATTGAATAACAATTGCTACATAATCAACAGAAACCAAGAATACTCTGCACCATCGGTATCTTCTCGTGCGAGCTGCACTCGGCAGGCTTATTAGGTGAGCTAAGTCTCCATCTTGTTGGACATATTTCACAGGGACGAACAATATTTGCACAATCAAGCAAGCATAAGTGTTAATCCCCCTAAGTTGCTGGGTGAACGAGAAGACCTAAGTGGTATAGATTATCTTGGTCTCTGCTGTTATTCTATTACATGTTATTAATACTAATCTGCTGTCTGTCACAACATACCACGTATACATTCTTCTCACCATTTGTTTGGAGTGACTTTTAGCTTCATAAGGATGGAAGAATCTACATTCAAAGTCGCTTAACGCAGTTAAGTTGTAATCAATAAATAATAACTTttagaatgccgatcaaacaatcACAGGAAGGTTATAGTATATTGCAGAACTCTGTCTAAATATAGCACACGTCCTAATACAGAGCACACCACTTTCCCTTACGGCTTGAGAATGATCATTATGGTTTTTACTTTGCTAGACAAACATGACGGACCTTATCTCAGTGGCGGCGATCAAGGACCTTCTGACAGAGTGTCCAATATGCACAGAGCACTTTGACGACTCTACACGAACTCCTCGTCGTATGCCATGCTGTGTCCAGTCCATATGCCAGCCCTGTCTGGAAACCTACAGTGGAGGCAATACAACTATATCCTGCCCAATGTGTCGACATCAGCACATCCTCCCTGGTGGAGTGACATCCCTGCCCAAAGAGACGGTCATCCTGAAGACTCTGGACTACCTCAAGATCCAGAAAGGTCTACACCTTCCATGTACAGACTGTCCTGACAATGAAACAGCTCAAGCCCAGTGTGACAACTGTGGGGTATTTCTCTGTTCAGTCTGTCTGGCTGCCCACAAGAGGAATGTAATAACAAAGAGACACACAATAGTTACATTTGATGAGATGAAGGGACGACCTGTGCAGAGTTTCCGTCGTCGACATGAATGTAGTCAACACCAGCAACCTCTACAGTTCTACTGTCTTACTTGTTCCAAGGTCGTCTGTGTGTCATGCACTGTCGTAGATCACGATAAAGGGAAGGGACATGATGTTGTGTCTGTGGATGAGGCACACCAAGTACTGTCGAAATCCACAGAAGACGTTTTTGTGAAGATGTATGCGAAGTCGGAGACACTGGACAAAGCAGAAGCAGAATTAATTCAGAAGGTAGAGAACATCCAAATGTCCAAGAGAGTTGCCATAGATGACATCAACAAAACCTTTGACAATCTGACTAATGTGCTGAAGCAACGGAAGTCGGTCCTCTTATCAGATGTTGAAGATAAATCTGCTCAGAATCTTCAACTGACAAAGGATGCACTGGAGAAAACCAGAGATTTGCACAGTAGAGTAAAATCCTCCACTGAATACACAAAACTAATGAGAAGTAATGCTGACATGATAGAGGATCTTCAGGTGATAGGGTCTTCAGCTGCCTCATTGAGCGCCATTTTGGAGGAGACGCCACAAAAGGTCCCCTTTGTCAGGACTGGTGTGAACTTTGTCGAGGCAAACATACACCATCTTCGTGATAGTATCAAAGCAACTGGAATGGTCAGGTCAGTCACGTTCTCCCCAACAGACAGGCCGAAGATTGTTCCAGATTCCAAAACATACAATGCCATCATCCTGGAACCAACAGAGTTACCTACAGGTATGTAGTGAGAATTTAGTTCATAGCTTGTTGACGCGTCTGTACCCATGTAGGCTTGCATGCTTGAGTGAACTGATACATGTTTgtaggtgtatgtgtgtctgtgtgctgaGCGCCAAAGTTACGACAAGTGCAATTTCTTAGCGTCTTATGACGAGGACTGAACCACCGACTTCCACTCTCAGGTTAGGCTCTGTTTCTGCTTCAGTGTTCACACTTCTTGGTCAACACCGGGTGTTTCGAGGGACGTCTACGCGACTGTTAAAGCTGCCtaaaacacatatacacatcGTCAAAAGTATCGGACAACATAATTTAAGGTCAA
The window above is part of the Haliotis asinina isolate JCU_RB_2024 chromosome 1, JCU_Hal_asi_v2, whole genome shotgun sequence genome. Proteins encoded here:
- the LOC137299170 gene encoding E3 ubiquitin-protein ligase TRIM45-like gives rise to the protein MTDLISVAAIKDLLTECPICTEHFDDSTRTPRRMPCCVQSICQPCLETYSGGNTTISCPMCRHQHILPGGVTSLPKETVILKTLDYLKIQKGLHLPCTDCPDNETAQAQCDNCGVFLCSVCLAAHKRNVITKRHTIVTFDEMKGRPVQSFRRRHECSQHQQPLQFYCLTCSKVVCVSCTVVDHDKGKGHDVVSVDEAHQVLSKSTEDVFVKMYAKSETLDKAEAELIQKVENIQMSKRVAIDDINKTFDNLTNVLKQRKSVLLSDVEDKSAQNLQLTKDALEKTRDLHSRVKSSTEYTKLMRSNADMIEDLQVIGSSAASLSAILEETPQKVPFVRTGVNFVEANIHHLRDSIKATGMVRSVTFSPTDRPKIVPDSKTYNAIILEPTELPTGPMLEWDPGTVRRGISVSGQVVTNTPPTTPSPDTGCRIQENNLVLASRPLMVRNNPGQQWIHQVNMWFSVKENIPDKWMLLETALTPTPVDAPFNQLTGLSVRVVTCDKHKLQLCLRIAYYNTNLSDIPLIKNRAGQAYQLRLSFVLDGANNNLLVINAADNTVYTTVTDVDFDRPIWVMMCVSRPKYADVRGELISVHDVTGSFNDYSR